In a genomic window of Aggregatimonas sangjinii:
- a CDS encoding LVIVD repeat-containing protein, translated as MKNFLYIFALITVFYSCQSDSSANEALAPTSDGQGGSFARFALKGDYLYTVDAFDLNVFNISDTEDPVAVNKVSIGFAIETLFSYKDYLYIGSETGMFIYGLENPEFPEKLSSVQHFTACDPVIANDTHAFVTLHSNSFCGNDINVLEIYDVTDVTEPVLLNSRNLSFPRGLGLYGNYLFVCDDEIKVFDVSIPEESTLVTSINRNAFDVIIRNDLLIAIGESGLYQYSLAPDEDNGVVATELSTIAI; from the coding sequence ATGAAAAATTTCCTTTATATTTTTGCCCTAATCACTGTATTTTATAGTTGTCAATCCGATTCATCGGCTAACGAAGCCCTGGCCCCGACCTCGGATGGTCAAGGTGGCTCTTTTGCCCGATTTGCCTTGAAAGGCGATTACCTTTACACCGTCGATGCGTTTGATCTGAACGTTTTTAATATATCCGATACCGAAGATCCCGTCGCGGTGAACAAGGTATCCATTGGCTTTGCCATCGAAACCCTCTTTTCTTACAAAGACTACTTGTATATCGGTTCTGAAACTGGAATGTTCATTTATGGTTTGGAGAATCCGGAATTCCCGGAAAAATTATCCAGCGTTCAGCATTTTACCGCCTGCGATCCGGTCATTGCGAATGATACCCACGCCTTTGTTACGCTACACTCCAATTCCTTCTGTGGCAATGACATCAACGTGTTGGAAATTTATGATGTAACCGATGTAACCGAACCGGTGCTTTTAAATAGCCGTAATCTTAGTTTTCCAAGGGGTTTGGGTCTGTATGGAAATTACCTCTTTGTGTGTGATGATGAAATCAAAGTCTTTGATGTGTCTATCCCTGAGGAATCGACCTTGGTTACTTCCATCAATCGCAACGCTTTCGATGTCATTATCCGCAACGATTTGTTGATCGCGATCGGCGAATCCGGCCTCTACCAATACAGTTTGGCCCCTGATGAAGATAATGGTGTTGTTGCGACGGAATTAAGTACGATTGCTATTTAG
- a CDS encoding DUF2914 domain-containing protein: MKRTLVKFRNSAFRRFIRRHEKYAPIAFFMGGFLFDTLTLGRIDRLYDLIVLSLHMSCLTITIYLYNLAGDGKWKNTFLAHYDEYFPLAIQFFFGGLSSAFVIYFSRSVSLSKTVAFFIILIGLFLANELLKKRISNKYLQFGVYFFISFTFFTFMVPVFLKEMNARIFVYSGLASTVCTVALILLIYVKSPSTRDELRLGKLLGIVAAIYITINLFYYFKLIPPVPLALNTGIVAHKVQKNEHKYLVTYEAEKWYIFWRKHNTRFHYAPDESVYIFSSIFAPTDLEQSVLHRWYRYDQGSASWILVEDIGFDIEGGRTAGYRGYTYKNNVSPGLWKVEVITDEELVLGVIDFEIVPRTAATLLKTVEKRF, encoded by the coding sequence ATGAAACGAACCCTGGTCAAATTTAGGAATAGTGCCTTTCGCAGATTTATTCGTAGGCACGAAAAATATGCACCTATTGCCTTCTTTATGGGAGGTTTCCTATTCGATACCTTGACCTTGGGCCGTATCGACCGCTTGTACGACTTGATAGTATTGAGCTTGCATATGAGCTGTTTGACAATTACCATCTATTTGTACAATTTGGCCGGGGACGGAAAATGGAAAAATACATTTTTAGCCCACTACGATGAGTACTTTCCCTTAGCCATACAGTTTTTCTTTGGTGGACTTTCAAGCGCTTTCGTAATCTATTTCTCGCGAAGTGTATCACTCTCTAAAACCGTAGCTTTTTTCATTATTCTGATCGGGCTTTTCCTGGCCAACGAACTACTTAAAAAACGCATCTCGAATAAATACCTGCAATTCGGGGTCTATTTTTTTATCAGCTTTACCTTTTTCACCTTTATGGTACCCGTATTCCTGAAGGAAATGAATGCCAGGATATTTGTCTATTCTGGTCTGGCGAGCACGGTATGCACCGTCGCCCTTATCCTTTTGATATATGTAAAAAGTCCCAGTACGAGAGACGAGCTAAGGCTCGGGAAGTTATTGGGTATCGTAGCGGCTATTTACATTACCATTAATCTATTCTATTATTTTAAGCTCATACCACCTGTTCCACTAGCATTGAATACGGGCATTGTTGCGCACAAAGTTCAAAAGAACGAACACAAGTATCTCGTGACTTATGAGGCTGAAAAATGGTATATATTTTGGCGTAAACACAACACGAGGTTTCACTATGCACCGGACGAAAGCGTATATATCTTTTCCTCCATCTTTGCTCCCACGGATTTGGAACAGTCCGTATTGCACCGATGGTATCGCTACGACCAGGGTTCGGCATCATGGATTTTGGTCGAGGACATCGGTTTTGATATCGAAGGGGGAAGAACCGCAGGGTATAGGGGTTACACCTATAAAAACAATGTGTCCCCAGGTCTTTGGAAGGTAGAGGTGATTACCGACGAAGAACTGGTTTTGGGCGTTATCGACTTTGAAATCGTGCCCAGAACGGCCGCAACGTTGCTGAAAACCGTGGAAAAAAGGTTCTAA
- a CDS encoding DUF3095 family protein, with amino-acid sequence MVNRKFYQNLPKVSLPLSEVIKDPRFFHIVPKDWSVVVADVKDSTIAMQNGLHNEVNLAATGGIVSVLNALKKQPLEYKTPYFFGGDGVNFLVPNEIERTVMNALKLHSKHVLDTFDLVLRIGVMGVSPITATGRQIRICKYKLNQYLTIPIVLGTGLKYAENHIKETYQEDNLAALKRTPVNLKGMECRWDEVAPEQKESKVVCLLVACDDDLKQNTVYARVISKINTIFGTLDTRQPITTPMLKLDATIAKIRKEMYARIGRYSLPYLIKNWLITRFGVIYFKYFKRGKDYVFQVSQLSDTLMIDGTINTVMKGTTAQIEQLTVFLDGMEQQGALQYGLHITYASVMSCYIQDGKENHIHFVDGTEGGYTAASQVLKIK; translated from the coding sequence ATGGTGAACCGTAAATTTTATCAAAACCTTCCCAAGGTTTCGCTACCATTAAGCGAGGTCATCAAAGATCCACGTTTTTTCCATATTGTTCCCAAAGACTGGTCTGTCGTGGTCGCCGATGTAAAGGATTCTACGATTGCCATGCAGAATGGTTTGCACAATGAGGTAAACCTTGCCGCTACCGGCGGCATCGTTTCTGTTTTAAACGCTTTGAAAAAACAGCCCTTAGAGTACAAAACACCTTATTTTTTCGGAGGTGATGGCGTCAATTTTCTTGTTCCGAACGAAATAGAGCGAACTGTCATGAACGCCCTGAAGCTGCATTCCAAACATGTTCTGGATACCTTCGACTTGGTATTGCGTATCGGCGTGATGGGTGTTTCACCAATAACCGCTACAGGACGTCAAATCCGTATTTGCAAATACAAACTCAACCAATACCTGACCATACCCATTGTTCTGGGTACAGGTTTAAAATATGCCGAAAACCATATCAAGGAAACCTATCAAGAAGATAATCTAGCCGCCTTAAAAAGAACCCCTGTCAATCTTAAGGGTATGGAGTGTAGGTGGGATGAAGTCGCACCGGAACAAAAAGAGAGCAAGGTGGTCTGTTTGTTGGTCGCCTGTGATGATGACTTGAAACAGAATACGGTCTACGCACGGGTTATTTCTAAAATCAATACCATATTCGGCACTTTGGACACGCGGCAACCGATTACGACCCCAATGTTGAAATTGGATGCCACCATCGCCAAGATACGAAAGGAGATGTACGCCCGAATCGGCAGATACAGTCTACCATATCTGATTAAAAATTGGTTGATTACCCGTTTTGGTGTTATCTATTTCAAGTATTTTAAACGAGGAAAAGACTATGTTTTTCAAGTGAGTCAATTATCCGACACCCTAATGATCGATGGCACCATCAATACCGTCATGAAAGGCACGACAGCACAAATCGAACAACTAACGGTTTTTCTTGATGGGATGGAACAACAAGGCGCACTACAATACGGCTTGCATATTACCTATGCGTCTGTCATGAGTTGTTATATTCAGGACGGAAAGGAAAACCACATCCATTTTGTAGATGGTACCGAAGGCGGATACACGGCGGCATCGCAGGTATTAAAAATAAAATAA
- a CDS encoding glycosyltransferase: MKKNLLVIGTTWPEPQATAAGGRMERLMAFFTDEGYQITFASTANESSLSMDLQLLGIQKKSIVLNHSSFDDFLSALQPNIVLFDRFPMEEQFGWRVAEFAPGALRILDTEDLHSLRKTRETALKDNITWNRDYWLQADITKREIASIYRCDLSLIISDFEMDLLQNTLCLDDSLLFHLPFMVGPLDDKVVAEWPAFEQRTDFVFIGTGKHAPNKDAVQWLKKEIWPLIREELPTANCSIYGSYLPEAITQLHRPKEGFYIEGEAQNVVALMQSKRINLAPLRFGAGIKGKLMTGMLCGTPSITTLIGVEGMRGNLAWNGRIAATAEEFAAAAVALYGNPNEWEAAQNNGKILINTLFDAQALKRKLALKLEKLVVDIPAHRRQNFIGGLLQHQTMSSTMYMSKWITEKNRK, from the coding sequence ATGAAAAAAAATCTCCTCGTTATTGGCACCACTTGGCCCGAACCGCAGGCGACTGCCGCCGGAGGGCGTATGGAGCGCCTTATGGCATTTTTTACCGATGAGGGCTATCAAATCACCTTTGCGAGCACAGCAAATGAATCGTCCTTATCCATGGATTTGCAATTGCTAGGTATCCAAAAGAAATCCATTGTACTCAATCACAGTAGTTTTGATGATTTTCTATCAGCCTTGCAACCAAATATCGTGTTGTTCGATCGTTTTCCGATGGAAGAACAGTTCGGGTGGCGCGTTGCGGAGTTCGCTCCCGGGGCCCTTCGGATATTGGATACCGAAGATTTGCATTCCCTTCGTAAAACAAGGGAAACTGCTTTGAAGGACAATATCACATGGAATAGGGACTATTGGCTCCAGGCGGACATCACCAAACGGGAAATCGCCAGTATCTACCGTTGCGATTTGTCGCTCATTATCTCCGATTTTGAAATGGATTTGTTGCAAAATACCCTTTGCCTTGATGACTCCTTGCTCTTTCACTTGCCCTTTATGGTCGGACCACTTGACGATAAGGTAGTCGCCGAATGGCCTGCATTTGAACAACGAACTGATTTTGTATTTATCGGTACGGGCAAACACGCACCGAATAAGGATGCGGTTCAATGGCTGAAAAAAGAAATTTGGCCGCTGATCCGAGAAGAGCTACCGACTGCAAACTGCAGTATCTATGGTTCCTATCTTCCGGAAGCAATAACGCAATTGCATCGACCTAAGGAAGGGTTTTATATAGAAGGTGAAGCGCAGAATGTTGTAGCGCTCATGCAATCCAAACGCATCAATCTTGCGCCCTTGCGTTTTGGGGCCGGTATTAAGGGGAAATTGATGACCGGAATGTTATGCGGTACCCCGAGCATCACCACGCTGATAGGAGTGGAAGGGATGCGCGGCAACTTGGCCTGGAATGGACGAATAGCCGCAACAGCAGAAGAATTCGCCGCCGCCGCCGTAGCGCTTTACGGCAATCCCAACGAATGGGAAGCCGCCCAGAACAATGGCAAAATACTTATCAATACATTGTTTGATGCTCAGGCATTGAAACGGAAGCTTGCCCTGAAACTGGAAAAGTTGGTAGTCGATATTCCTGCACATCGTAGACAAAATTTTATCGGGGGGCTTTTACAGCATCAAACCATGTCAAGTACCATGTATATGAGCAAATGGATTACAGAGAAAAATCGAAAATAG
- a CDS encoding DEAD/DEAH box helicase, with protein sequence MELQKDTSEKTLYDYQIADLNTIFEHLNENDSGNLLYQLPTGGGKTVVFSEIARRYIEEKKKKVVVLTHRIELSVQTSKMLSGFGVKNKIINSEVKELQDQDEFMCFVAMVETLNNRLQEEKVEINNIGLVIIDEAHYNSFRKLFKYFDNSTILGVTATPLSSNIKLPMKDNYQKLIIGESIEALIKKRFLAKANMYNYDVSLQSLKLGINGDYTVKSSDELYGNQSMLSKLMTAYTEISKGKKTLIFNNGINTSRYVYETFKKAGYNIRHLDNKNTSAERKEILTWFSETPDAILTSVSILTTGFDEPTVETIILNRATRSLTLYFQMIGRGSRVLPNKEEFTVIDMGNNVARFGMWDAPVDWQEIFHFPDFYLENIKNDEDIEREFVYEMPEALKAEFSKSTNIEFDIKAEYKKVFAQGLRSKIVLEKSIEQHAQICVENAEDVFDARILAKQLKEEIQFRVKQYSYCIMNNTKNYKEWLEEDYVRRLRSSISKKFAAKM encoded by the coding sequence TTGGAACTGCAAAAAGACACCAGCGAAAAAACGCTCTACGATTATCAAATAGCCGATTTGAATACGATTTTCGAGCATTTGAACGAAAACGACAGCGGCAATTTGCTGTACCAACTACCGACCGGCGGTGGAAAGACCGTGGTTTTCTCTGAAATCGCAAGGCGCTATATCGAGGAAAAAAAGAAAAAGGTAGTCGTTCTTACCCACCGTATCGAACTGAGCGTTCAGACCTCTAAAATGCTTAGCGGTTTCGGCGTCAAAAATAAAATCATCAACAGCGAGGTTAAAGAACTCCAAGACCAAGACGAATTTATGTGTTTCGTAGCCATGGTCGAAACCTTGAACAACAGGCTGCAGGAAGAAAAGGTAGAGATAAACAACATTGGCCTTGTCATTATCGATGAGGCGCATTACAACTCCTTTCGAAAACTCTTCAAATATTTTGACAATTCTACCATATTGGGCGTTACGGCAACACCTTTGAGTTCGAACATCAAACTTCCGATGAAGGACAATTACCAGAAATTGATCATCGGGGAGTCTATCGAAGCGCTGATCAAAAAACGTTTTCTGGCCAAAGCCAATATGTACAATTATGATGTGAGCCTTCAAAGCCTGAAGTTGGGTATCAATGGGGACTATACCGTGAAGTCTTCCGACGAATTGTACGGCAATCAGAGCATGTTGAGTAAACTGATGACTGCCTATACCGAGATTTCGAAGGGCAAGAAAACTTTGATTTTCAACAACGGTATCAATACCTCGCGATACGTTTACGAAACCTTTAAAAAAGCAGGTTATAATATCCGCCATCTCGACAATAAAAATACCAGTGCCGAGCGAAAAGAAATATTGACCTGGTTTTCCGAGACGCCGGATGCGATTTTGACGTCGGTAAGTATTCTAACTACTGGTTTTGACGAACCTACGGTAGAGACGATTATCCTGAATCGTGCCACAAGGTCGCTCACCCTTTATTTTCAGATGATCGGGCGTGGTTCGCGTGTGTTGCCGAACAAAGAAGAGTTTACGGTAATCGATATGGGTAACAATGTGGCCCGTTTCGGCATGTGGGATGCTCCTGTGGATTGGCAGGAAATTTTCCATTTTCCTGATTTTTACCTTGAGAATATCAAGAACGATGAGGATATTGAACGGGAATTCGTTTACGAAATGCCCGAAGCCCTCAAGGCTGAGTTCAGTAAATCGACGAATATCGAATTCGACATCAAGGCGGAGTATAAAAAGGTTTTCGCACAAGGGCTCCGTTCCAAAATAGTCCTGGAAAAAAGCATCGAACAACACGCCCAGATTTGTGTAGAAAATGCAGAAGATGTTTTTGACGCCCGTATCTTGGCCAAGCAGCTGAAGGAAGAAATACAGTTCAGGGTAAAGCAATATTCATACTGCATCATGAATAATACAAAGAACTACAAGGAATGGTTGGAGGAGGACTATGTGCGAAGACTACGCTCCAGCATCTCCAAAAAATTCGCCGCTAAAATGTAA
- a CDS encoding 2-hydroxyacid dehydrogenase produces MSIVIVRQDGKTKLWKKALKQADPQITVYGYDEEHSKDKVTMALVWKHPKGSLSEYPNLKLIASAGAGVDFIFEDQTAPVHLPISRVIDPMLASDMSEHVLALIFAYLKNLNQYKLDQERTTWEPRPYNRIVDFTIGILGLGTLGAVLAEDLVRFGFRVQGWSRTEKNIDGVQSYAGDEALDAFLSTTDILVCLLPLTENTAGILDASLFAKLPKGAYLINVARGGHLVDGDLLAMLDNNHLSGAALDVFHTEPLVKTHPFWQHHKVHMSPHCASVSDTESVVPQILDNYNRLCEDRPLLNLVSKDKGY; encoded by the coding sequence ATGAGTATAGTCATTGTAAGACAGGATGGAAAAACCAAACTCTGGAAAAAAGCTTTGAAACAAGCCGACCCTCAAATAACGGTTTACGGATATGATGAAGAACATTCCAAGGATAAAGTTACAATGGCCCTTGTTTGGAAGCACCCTAAAGGCAGTTTGTCCGAGTATCCCAACCTAAAGTTGATTGCCTCCGCAGGCGCAGGTGTTGATTTTATTTTTGAGGACCAAACGGCCCCGGTACATCTTCCCATTTCGCGGGTAATCGATCCAATGTTGGCCAGTGACATGTCCGAACACGTACTTGCACTTATTTTCGCGTACCTTAAAAATCTCAACCAATATAAATTAGACCAAGAACGAACAACTTGGGAACCAAGACCGTACAACAGAATAGTTGATTTTACGATCGGTATTCTTGGTTTGGGAACTTTGGGCGCGGTGCTGGCGGAAGATTTGGTGCGTTTTGGGTTTCGTGTGCAAGGCTGGTCTCGAACCGAGAAAAATATCGATGGCGTGCAATCCTATGCAGGCGACGAGGCTCTTGATGCTTTTCTTTCAACGACCGACATCCTTGTCTGCCTGCTGCCCCTAACCGAGAATACGGCGGGTATTCTGGATGCTTCCTTGTTCGCAAAACTGCCCAAAGGGGCGTATCTCATTAATGTGGCCCGAGGTGGCCATTTGGTCGATGGGGATTTGCTGGCCATGCTCGACAACAATCATTTGTCAGGTGCTGCCTTAGATGTCTTTCATACCGAACCTTTGGTTAAAACGCATCCCTTTTGGCAACATCACAAAGTGCATATGAGTCCGCATTGCGCCAGCGTTTCCGATACCGAGTCCGTAGTCCCCCAGATTTTGGATAATTACAACAGACTCTGCGAGGACAGACCGCTACTGAACCTCGTTTCGAAAGATAAGGGCTATTGA
- a CDS encoding DUF6155 family protein, giving the protein MSKRQLKKYLTDLKKPALEEQLIDLYERFPLVKEYYDFVFNPKEEKLLQEAKAKISNEYFPLRRKRPKARRSVAQKFIKHFTKLGVEPYLIADVMLFNIEIAQTYSQNRNLPESFFKSMLNSFTQAVHYVAINGLLSNYKERIVKVYNWTQEKRWPFEEGFSRALDAID; this is encoded by the coding sequence ATGAGCAAAAGACAATTGAAAAAGTACCTTACGGATTTAAAAAAACCGGCCTTGGAAGAACAGCTCATCGACCTGTACGAGCGTTTTCCGTTGGTAAAGGAATACTATGATTTTGTTTTCAACCCCAAAGAAGAGAAGCTGTTGCAGGAAGCGAAAGCGAAGATTTCTAACGAATATTTCCCTTTACGTAGAAAACGCCCCAAAGCAAGGCGTTCCGTCGCCCAGAAGTTTATCAAGCATTTTACCAAATTAGGGGTAGAACCGTACCTGATCGCCGATGTCATGCTCTTTAATATCGAAATTGCCCAAACCTATTCCCAAAATCGAAACCTACCGGAGAGTTTTTTTAAAAGTATGCTGAATTCGTTTACCCAAGCAGTGCATTATGTTGCCATAAACGGACTCTTAAGCAATTACAAGGAACGAATCGTTAAAGTATATAACTGGACACAGGAAAAGCGTTGGCCTTTTGAAGAAGGGTTTTCCAGGGCGTTGGATGCGATTGACTGA
- a CDS encoding NAD(P)/FAD-dependent oxidoreductase → MHKTEVAIIGAGLSGLVAAICLEKAGCTPVVYEAGNEVGGRVRTDEVDGIPLDHGFQVLLTDYPLTRKYLDYEKLELRRFLPGAILFQNGKKGAIGDPLRNTSFLLPTLFSNAAGLMDKWRIFRLSSDLKKKELRTIFSGVEETTLQYLEKYGFSDRVIARFFKPFFSGIFLEDELSTSSKMFRFVYKMFASGDAAIPKKGMQEIPKQLFGSLQHTKFHFNTRIHRIDGKTLYLDEDKSVAYDYVIIATDPTPLLQELKPSPVRWHSTQTLYFKCAKSTIGKPIIGLVGGGETLVNNIHYVTDLLSAKHPEAVLSVTIVKSHTLTDAALEKQVRKELLEECGIDGLTFLRSYKIAKALPNLQSPTYDSRIIKYSDSIFLAGDHLANGSINAAMRSGELAAQTLLEEVKTTR, encoded by the coding sequence ATGCATAAAACGGAGGTTGCTATTATAGGCGCCGGACTAAGTGGTCTGGTGGCCGCAATTTGTCTTGAAAAAGCAGGATGCACTCCTGTAGTGTACGAAGCCGGAAATGAAGTAGGAGGAAGGGTACGAACAGACGAGGTAGATGGGATACCATTAGACCATGGTTTTCAAGTGTTGTTGACCGATTATCCTCTGACCCGAAAGTATTTGGACTATGAAAAATTGGAATTAAGGCGTTTTTTACCGGGCGCGATATTGTTTCAAAATGGTAAAAAAGGGGCCATTGGCGACCCATTGCGAAATACTTCTTTCCTCTTACCTACGCTTTTTTCAAACGCGGCGGGCTTGATGGATAAATGGCGCATATTCCGTTTATCATCGGACCTAAAGAAAAAGGAACTACGGACCATATTCTCGGGTGTTGAAGAAACTACCTTACAGTATTTAGAAAAATATGGTTTTTCCGACCGTGTGATCGCCCGTTTTTTCAAGCCTTTCTTTTCTGGGATATTTTTGGAGGACGAACTGTCGACCTCATCAAAAATGTTTCGTTTTGTTTATAAAATGTTCGCTTCTGGAGACGCCGCCATTCCTAAAAAAGGGATGCAGGAAATTCCAAAACAATTATTTGGCAGCTTACAGCACACTAAATTTCATTTCAACACCAGAATCCATAGAATTGATGGAAAGACCTTGTACTTAGATGAAGATAAATCCGTGGCATATGATTATGTAATTATCGCCACGGACCCTACACCTTTATTACAGGAATTAAAACCTTCTCCGGTGCGTTGGCATAGTACCCAGACGCTCTACTTCAAATGTGCGAAATCAACTATTGGAAAACCCATTATCGGTTTGGTAGGGGGTGGTGAGACTTTAGTGAACAACATTCATTATGTAACAGATTTGCTTTCCGCGAAGCATCCGGAAGCGGTGCTTTCAGTCACCATTGTGAAGTCGCATACCTTAACCGATGCAGCACTTGAAAAGCAAGTTAGAAAAGAACTTTTGGAAGAGTGTGGGATAGATGGCCTGACCTTTCTAAGGAGTTATAAAATAGCAAAGGCCCTGCCGAATCTGCAATCACCGACCTATGACAGTCGCATTATCAAGTATTCTGATTCCATTTTTTTGGCGGGAGATCATTTGGCGAATGGGAGTATCAATGCCGCAATGCGCTCCGGTGAACTTGCAGCACAAACACTGCTTGAAGAAGTCAAGACAACGAGATGA
- a CDS encoding RNA polymerase sigma factor RpoD/SigA, whose translation MRQLKIIKQVTNRESKSLDKYLQDISKIDLITASEEVELAQKIRDGDQAALEKLTTANLRFVVSVAKQYQNQGLTLPDLINEGNVGLVKAAKRFDETRGFKFISYAVWWIRQSILQALAEQSRVVRLPLNKIGSINKIKKTFSYLEQAHERPPSAEEIAKELEMTVNEVRQSLKNSGRHVSMDAPLREGEDSNLYDVLRSGESPRPDNTLMQQSLNTEINRALETLSPREADVVKLYYGIGDQQSMTLAEIGLTFDLTRERVRQIREKAIRKLRHNSRSKMLKTYLG comes from the coding sequence ATGAGGCAACTAAAGATTATCAAGCAGGTAACGAACAGGGAATCGAAATCACTGGACAAGTATTTGCAAGATATCAGTAAAATTGACTTGATAACGGCTAGTGAAGAAGTCGAGTTAGCACAAAAAATAAGGGATGGGGATCAAGCGGCCCTTGAAAAATTAACTACTGCCAATTTACGTTTCGTAGTATCGGTGGCCAAACAATATCAAAACCAGGGATTAACACTTCCCGATTTAATAAACGAAGGAAACGTTGGACTTGTAAAGGCCGCAAAGCGTTTTGACGAGACCCGTGGATTCAAATTTATTTCCTATGCCGTATGGTGGATTCGCCAATCGATTCTTCAGGCCTTGGCCGAGCAATCGCGCGTTGTGCGTTTGCCTTTGAACAAAATTGGCTCGATCAATAAAATCAAAAAGACTTTTTCATATTTAGAGCAGGCTCATGAGCGTCCGCCATCTGCCGAGGAAATCGCCAAAGAATTGGAGATGACCGTGAACGAGGTACGCCAATCACTTAAAAACTCGGGCCGACACGTATCTATGGATGCACCGCTTCGCGAGGGCGAAGATTCAAATTTATACGATGTACTGCGTTCTGGAGAGTCGCCGAGACCGGACAATACGCTCATGCAACAGTCCCTGAACACGGAAATCAATAGAGCCTTGGAGACTTTATCTCCTCGCGAGGCCGACGTGGTTAAACTATATTATGGCATTGGCGATCAACAGTCCATGACTTTGGCCGAAATCGGACTCACTTTCGATTTGACAAGGGAGCGCGTGCGCCAAATACGGGAGAAAGCAATTCGTAAGCTGCGCCATAATTCTAGAAGTAAAATGTTGAAAACCTATCTTGGATAG
- a CDS encoding YaiO family outer membrane beta-barrel protein yields MQIIKASTTLVLLLFGILGSAQEMAYAGNPDASFFTARNLAFNGQRNAARDTLRNVLTKYPDYMDVRNLLASTYSWDGEYEKARGHFNKVTSVDRKNKEAWVAAINNELYGEEYRLALGLANKALIYLPNDSDLLALKAKAIENVNKEKTEGDTDSLKDSLETKVLYNQIGLANSFEIFDVVYDPMINTSVEYKRDTKAGALIPRINYANRFNTHGVQFEMDFYPKFSKLLYGYLNYGYSEATIFPDHRVGVELYSNWPENMELSAGMRYLDFADAQATIYTGSIGLYQGNYYFSLRPYITPSARKTGVSGTLLARRYLKDGYNYLGASLGVGFAPELKQLRSGDELLAETLLFIASQQLQLEYQFTGKKNPNIYRTNLGITRQELVFESGSYFWSVSAGLTYQVKF; encoded by the coding sequence ATGCAGATCATCAAAGCAAGTACAACGCTAGTACTATTGCTGTTCGGAATTCTCGGTTCCGCTCAGGAAATGGCTTATGCCGGTAATCCCGATGCATCGTTCTTTACCGCAAGAAATCTGGCTTTTAATGGGCAGCGAAATGCGGCTCGGGATACCTTACGAAATGTATTGACGAAGTATCCGGATTATATGGATGTGCGTAATTTATTGGCGAGCACCTATAGTTGGGACGGGGAATACGAAAAGGCGAGAGGACATTTCAATAAGGTGACGTCAGTAGACAGGAAAAATAAAGAGGCATGGGTGGCCGCGATCAATAATGAGCTTTACGGTGAGGAATATCGGCTTGCACTAGGCTTGGCGAACAAGGCATTGATTTACCTGCCGAATGATAGCGATTTACTTGCCCTTAAGGCAAAGGCCATCGAAAATGTTAATAAAGAGAAGACCGAAGGGGATACCGACAGTCTAAAGGATTCCCTTGAAACCAAAGTGTTGTACAATCAAATAGGCTTGGCGAACAGCTTCGAAATTTTTGATGTGGTCTATGACCCGATGATCAACACCAGTGTCGAATACAAACGAGATACCAAGGCAGGTGCCTTGATTCCGAGGATAAACTATGCCAATCGGTTCAATACGCACGGCGTACAGTTTGAAATGGACTTTTACCCTAAATTTTCAAAATTGTTGTATGGCTATTTGAACTATGGTTATTCGGAGGCTACTATTTTTCCCGATCATCGGGTGGGAGTGGAGCTGTATTCGAACTGGCCCGAGAATATGGAGTTATCCGCAGGGATGCGCTACCTCGATTTTGCAGATGCCCAAGCCACTATTTACACGGGCTCTATTGGGCTGTATCAAGGCAATTACTATTTTTCCCTTAGACCCTATATTACACCTTCTGCTCGGAAGACAGGCGTATCTGGTACTTTATTGGCAAGACGATATCTGAAAGATGGCTATAACTATCTAGGGGCAAGTTTAGGCGTTGGCTTCGCACCGGAGTTGAAGCAACTTCGAAGTGGTGACGAGCTCTTGGCGGAAACCTTGCTTTTTATCGCTTCCCAACAATTACAGCTCGAATACCAATTCACGGGAAAAAAGAACCCCAACATCTACAGAACCAATCTCGGCATTACAAGACAAGAGTTGGTTTTTGAGAGCGGAAGCTATTTTTGGTCGGTATCGGCGGGTCTTACCTACCAAGTAAAGTTCTGA